Proteins from a genomic interval of Odontesthes bonariensis isolate fOdoBon6 chromosome 7, fOdoBon6.hap1, whole genome shotgun sequence:
- the prkar2b gene encoding cAMP-dependent protein kinase type II-beta regulatory subunit, with amino-acid sequence MSIEIPEGLTELLQSFTVEVLRNQPRDLLEFALQYFTQLKDSETKEASFGNDQNSAPRSGKAVNFIDEAMQIDSENGEEEDDDDEEFIAPVINRFIRRASVCAEAFNPDEDEEEKEPWVTHPKTDEQRQRLQEACRDILLFKNLDPEEMSQVLDAIFEKLSTEGEHIIDQDDDGDNFYVIESGTFNIFVKIEGMEKLVGCYDNRGSFGELALMYNTPRAATIIATSPGALWCLDRLTFRRIIVKNNAKKRKLYEAFIETLPLLTSLELSERMKVVDVLTTRVYGDSQRIIAQGDLADCFYIVESGQVRITMKRNRAKKDQEEEEVDIATCTRGQYFGELALVTNKPRAASAYAVGSVKCLVLDVKAFERLLGPCMDIMKRNIANYEEQLVTLFGSSPEIEQQSA; translated from the exons ATGAGTATAGAAATTCCTGAAGGACTGACGGAGCTGTTACAGAGCTTTACCGTGGAAGTGTTAAGGAATCAGCCGAGGGATTTGCTCGAGTTCGCGTTACAGTACTTCACCCAGCTGAAGGACAGCGAGACCAAAGAGGCCTCATTTGGCAATGACCAAAATTCGGCCCCAAGATCTGGAAAAGCGGTCAATTTCATTGACGAAGCCATGCAGATCGATTCTGAGAAcggagaggaggaggacgacGATGACGAGGAATTCATAG CCCCAGTGATAAACAGATTCATCAGAAGAGCATCAG TGTGTGCTGAGGCATTCAATCctgatgaagatgaagaagagAAAGAGCCATGG GTCACCCACCCCAAAACAGATGAGCAGAGACAGAGACTACAGGAAGCATGTAGGGACATTCTTCTGTTCAAGAATTTGGATCCA GAAGAGATGTCTCAGGTGTTGGATGCCATATTTGAGAAGCTCAGCACAGAAGGAGAGCACATCATTGATCAAGATGATGATGGAGACAACTTCTATGTAATTGAAAG CGGGACGTTTAACATTTTCGTGAAGATTGAGGGGATGGAGAAGCTGGTGGGCTGCTATGACAACAGGGGCAGCTTTGGAGAACTAGCGCTGATGTACAACACCCCTAGAGCAGCCACAATAATTGCCACCTCGCCTGGAGCCCTTTGGTGCCTG GATCGTCTGACATTCAGGAGGATCATAGTGAAGAACAACGCCAAGAAGAGAAAGCTCTATGAAGCATTCATTGAAACACTACCCCTGCTCACATCTTTAGAA CTATCGGAAAGAATGAAGGTAGTAGATGTTCTAACCACCAGAGTGTACGGTGATTCACAGCGGATTATTGCTCAG GGTGATTTAGCAGATTGCTTCTACATTGTAGAGAGTGGTCAAGTTAGAATCACCATGAAAAGAAACCGG GCAAAAAAAGaccaggaggaagaggaggtggaTATTGCCACGTGCACAAGGGGCCAGTACTTTGGAGAGTTAGCTCTTGTCACAAACAAGCCCAGGGCTGCGTCTGCCTACGCTGTCGGGAGTGTCAAATGCTTGG TCCTGGATGTTAAAGCCTTCGAGAGGTTGCTCGGCCCTTGCATGGACATCATGAAGAGAAACATTGCCAACTATGAGGAGCAGCTGGTGACCCTGTTTGGAAGTAGCCCTGAGATTGAGCAACAAAGTGCATGA
- the hsp90b1 gene encoding endoplasmin, which yields MKRVWVIGVLIALLAFAAVRAEDELEVDGTVEEDLGKSRDGSRTDDEVVQREEEAVQLDGLNAAQIKELREKSEKHVFQAEVNRMMKLIINSLYKNKEIFLRELISNASDALDKIRLLSLTNEEAMASNEELTIKIKSDKEKNVLHITDTGVGMTKEELVKNLGTIAKSGTSEFLNKMTDMQSDGQSTSELIGQFGVGFYSAFLVADKVIVTTKHNNDTQHIWESDSNQFSVIEDPRGDTLGRGTTITLVLKEEASDYLELETIKNLVRKYSQFINFPIYLWASKTETVEEPIEDDAEAEEPEKETSEDEVEVEEEEEEDKDKPKTKKVEKTVWDWELMNDIKPIWQRPAKEVEEDEYKAFYKTFSKDSDDPLAHIHFTAEGEVTFKSILFVPTSAPRGLFDEYGSKKNDYIKLFVRRVFITDDFNDMMPKYLNFVKGVVDSDDLPLNVSRETLQQHKLLKVIRKKLVRKTLDMIKKIAEEQYNDKFWKEFGTNVKLGVIEDHSNRTRLAKLLRFQTSNSQTDVASLEQYVERMKEKQDKIYFMAGTNRKEAESSPFVEKLLKKGYEVIYLTEPVDEYCIQALPEFDGKRFQNVAKEGVKFEESEKAKEKRETLEKEFEPLTTWLKDVPLKDKIEKAILSQRLTDSPCALVASQYGWSGNMERIMKAQAYQTGKDISTSYYASQKKTLELNPKHPLVKQMLNRVNADAEDQTASDLAVVLFETATLRSGYQLADTKAYGDRIERMLRLSMNVPLDEQVEEEPEEEPEEAAEDDDAENKEEIVDDDDDDEMSNMEKDEL from the exons ATGAAGCGAGTCTGGGTGATAGGTGTTCTTATCGCTCTTTTAGCATTTG CTGCTGTAAGGGCTGAGGATGAACTTGAAGTCGATGGGACAGTAGAGGAAGACTTGGGGAAAAGCAGGGATGGCTCCAGAACAGATGATGAGGTGGTGCAAAG AGAGGAGGAGGCTGTCCAGCTGGACGGTTTGAATGCTGCACAGATTAAGGAACTCAGGGAAAAGTCTGAAAAACACGTCTTTCAGGCTGAAGTCAACCGTATGATGAAGCTCATTATCAACTCTCTCTACAAGAACAAGGAG ATCTTCCTCAGGGAGCTGATTTCCAATGCCTCAGATGCTCTGGATAAGATCCGCTTGTTGTCTCTTACCAATGAGGAGGCTATGGCCTCCAATGAAGAGCTGACGATCAAAATTAAA TCTGATAAGGAGAAGAACGTGCTCCACATCACCGATACTGGTGTTGGAATGACCAAAGAGGAGCTTGTAAAGAACTTGGGCACCATTGCCAAATCTGGCACCAGCGAGTTCCTCAACAAGATGACAGACATGCAGTCCGATGGGCAGTCTACCTCAGAGCTGATTGGACAGTTCGGTGTGGGTTTCTACTCTGCTTTCCTTGTTGCCGACAAGGTCATTGTGACAACCAAGCACAATAATGACACTCAGCACATCTGGGAGTCCGACTCGAACCAGTTCTCTGTCATTGAGGACCCCCGTGGGGACACACTGGGCAGAGGAACCACCATTAC ATTGGTCCTCAAGGAGGAGGCCTCAGACTATCTGGAGCTGGAGACCATCAAGAATCTTGTCAGGAAATACTCTCAGTTTATTAACTTCCCCATCTACCTTTGGGCCAGCAAG ACTGAGACAGTTGAAGAACCCATTGAGGATGATGCTGAAGCAGAGGAGCCAGAGAAGGAGACTTCTGAAGATGAGGTGGAAgtagaggaagaggaggaggaggacaaagACAAGCCAAAGACAAAGAAG GTTGAGAAGACTGTGTGGGACTGGGAGCTGATGAATGATATCAAGCCCATCTGGCAGAGACCTGCGAAGGAGGTTGAGGAAGATGAGTACAAGGCTTTCTACAAGACCTTCTCAAAG GACAGCGACGACCCTCTGGCTCATATCCACTTCACAGCTGAGGGCGAGGTTACTTTCAAGTCCATCCTGTTTGTGCCCACCTCAGCTCCCCGTGGCCTCTTTGATGAGTACGGTTCCAAGAAGAATGACTACATCAAG ctGTTTGTCAGGAGAGTTTTCATCACAGACGACTTCAACGACATGATGCCCAAGTACCTAAACTTTGTCAAGGGAGTG GTTGACTCCGATGACCTTCCTCTTAATGTGTCCAGAGAGactctgcagcagcacaaactGCTCAAG GTCATCCGTAAGAAGCTGGTCCGTAAGACTTTGGACATGATCAAGAAGATCGCAGAGGAACAGTACAACGATAAATTCTGGAAGGAGTTCGGAACCAACGTCAAGCTGGGCGTCATTGAGGATCACTCCAACAGGACTCGTCTGGCCAAGCTGCTCCGCTTCCAGACCTCCAACAGTCAAACGGACGTGGCCAGCCTGGAGCAGTACGTGGAGCGCATGAAGGAGAAGCAGGACAAGATCTACTTCATGGCCGGCACCAACAGGAAGGAG GCCGAGTCGTCTCCATTCGTCGAGAAGCTGCTGAAGAAGGGCTACGAGGTGATTTACCTGACGGAGCCTGTGGATGAGTACTGCATCCAGGCACTTCCAGAGTTCGATGGGAAACGCTTCCAGAATGTGGCTAAGGAGGGTGTCAAATTTGAAGAGAGTGAAAAGGCCAAGGAGAAGAGGGAGACCCTGGAGAAGGAGTTTGAACCTCTCACCACTTGGCTGAAGGACGTGCCCCTGAAGGACAAG ATCGAGAAGGCGATTCTGTCTCAAAGGTTAACCGACTCGCCTTGCGCTCTGGTTGCCAGTCAGTACGGTTGGTCAGGAAACATGGAGAGGATCATGAAGGCACAGGCTTACCAGACAGGAAAAGACATTTCCACAAG TTATTATGCCAGCCAGAAGAAAACACTAGAACTCAACCCCAAGCATCCTCTTGTCAAGCAGATGCTCAACAGAGTCAAT GCTGATGCAGAGGACCAGACTGCGTCGGATCTGGCAGTGGTTCTGTTTGAGACGGCGACGCTGCGCTCCGGCTACCAGCTGGCTGACACAAAAGCTTACGGCGACAGAATAGAGCGCATGCTCCGACTCAGCATGAATGTACCCCTGGATGAACAG GTTGAAGAAGAACCAGAAGAGGAGCCAGAGGAAGCCGCAGAGGACGACGACGCCGAGAATAAAGAGGAAATTGTCGACGATGATGACGACGATGAAATG TCAAACATGGAAAAGGATGAACTGTGA